One window of bacterium genomic DNA carries:
- a CDS encoding aminotransferase class V-fold PLP-dependent enzyme, whose protein sequence is MIDPNIRNDFYGLDQKTFFNNASYAPVLKVVKQAIDDYIGGVMNLNVGDVEAKTHLANIRRDAAAIIGAHSDEIEFAINTSSGLNLAVLGLDWEAGDEVLIPDNEFPSVPYPYRALEDRGVVIKYIPTPNRNFSFDEMTRLVTKRTKVLSISFVQYFNGFRNDLKRIGEFCKERDIYFIVDAIQGLGACPLNVKDCHIDLLATGAQKWLLSPLGSGFFFVSKQAKRQLKSYTTGWMGVDWNLNYTDLTHFDRDAFVDCRRFNLGSYPYIQLWGMAAALAYICRLGVDNIFAHTIGH, encoded by the coding sequence ATGATAGACCCCAATATTCGCAATGACTTCTACGGTCTTGATCAGAAGACTTTCTTCAATAACGCATCCTATGCACCCGTCCTGAAAGTTGTTAAACAGGCAATCGATGACTACATCGGCGGCGTGATGAATCTTAATGTCGGCGATGTCGAAGCCAAGACTCACTTAGCCAATATCCGCCGCGACGCCGCAGCAATAATCGGCGCACACTCCGATGAGATCGAGTTCGCCATCAATACATCTTCGGGACTCAATCTTGCCGTTCTCGGGCTCGATTGGGAAGCTGGCGACGAGGTACTCATTCCGGACAACGAGTTTCCTTCAGTTCCGTATCCATATCGGGCGCTTGAAGACCGCGGCGTCGTGATCAAGTATATCCCGACTCCCAATCGCAATTTCTCATTCGATGAAATGACCAGGTTGGTCACCAAACGGACTAAAGTGCTTTCTATCAGCTTCGTCCAATATTTCAACGGCTTCCGCAATGATCTCAAACGAATCGGCGAGTTCTGCAAAGAACGCGATATCTACTTCATCGTTGATGCCATTCAAGGTTTGGGTGCCTGCCCGCTTAATGTCAAAGACTGCCACATCGACTTGCTGGCAACTGGTGCTCAGAAATGGCTGCTTTCACCTCTTGGTTCGGGGTTCTTCTTTGTATCCAAACAAGCGAAGCGCCAACTGAAGTCTTACACGACCGGCTGGATGGGAGTCGATTGGAATCTCAACTACACCGACTTAACCCACTTCGATCGCGATGCGTTTGTCGATTGTCGTCGTTTCAATCTCGGATCCTATCCATACATTCAACTTTGGGGTATGGCGGCTGCATTGGCTTACATCTGCAGGCTTGGCGTAGATAATATCTTTGCGCACACAATCGGGCATTAA
- a CDS encoding inorganic diphosphatase — translation MIIEVMIEIPKGSRNKYEYDKDRKVIRFDRMLFSAMHYPSDYGFIPDTLAEDADPLDALVLVWEPTFPGCMIAAKPVGCFKMFDEKGPDEKILCVPVADPLWNHIESLKDVPPHLLKEIEHFFSVYKDLEEKKVGIEGWEDRDTALQVIRQSQERFKAKRRQGSDLGGSFYE, via the coding sequence ATGATAATCGAAGTAATGATAGAAATCCCCAAGGGCAGTCGTAACAAGTACGAGTACGACAAAGACCGCAAAGTCATCCGGTTCGATCGCATGCTCTTTTCCGCAATGCATTATCCCAGCGACTACGGCTTCATCCCCGACACCCTCGCCGAGGATGCCGATCCGCTCGATGCTCTGGTCCTGGTTTGGGAACCGACATTTCCCGGCTGTATGATCGCCGCCAAACCGGTCGGTTGCTTCAAGATGTTCGACGAAAAAGGTCCAGACGAAAAAATCCTCTGTGTTCCGGTCGCCGATCCGCTGTGGAATCATATCGAATCACTCAAGGATGTCCCGCCGCACTTGCTGAAAGAAATCGAACACTTCTTTTCAGTCTATAAAGACCTCGAAGAGAAGAAGGTCGGTATCGAAGGTTGGGAAGACCGCGACACTGCACTTCAAGTCATCCGTCAATCGCAGGAGCGCTTCAAAGCAAAACGTCGTCAAGGCTCCGACCTCGGCGGCTCCTTCTACGAATAA
- a CDS encoding DMT family transporter gives MTNILVYILLCLIWGSTWMAIKIGLADAPPFWSAALRFLLAIAILVTINFVTRQKYPQGWRNKWRVAWPGIFTYFGSYSFTYLGSQYISSALASILFAVFPFMVMLLMTLMLKSEKVTMKAVLGVVLGFAGVVLIFLEPIDYGSHAAFGMLMMLLSPLAAAIGTVSIKAYLKDEDVFPMVTLQMTLGCTLLTIAAFLVEDITLFHVTEASIGAMIFLAIFGSVISFTSYYWLLKRLPILTMSMVALITPIVAMVLGYIVLDEVLTTQDYVGAALVLAGVATVNLKSK, from the coding sequence TTGACAAACATCCTCGTTTACATATTGCTCTGTCTCATCTGGGGATCAACCTGGATGGCGATCAAGATCGGGCTGGCGGATGCGCCGCCATTTTGGAGCGCGGCGCTGAGGTTTCTTCTGGCGATCGCGATCTTGGTGACAATCAATTTCGTTACACGGCAGAAGTATCCGCAGGGCTGGCGGAACAAATGGCGGGTTGCCTGGCCGGGAATCTTCACCTATTTCGGATCCTACTCATTTACATATCTCGGCAGTCAATATATCAGCTCGGCGCTGGCGTCGATTCTGTTTGCCGTGTTTCCTTTCATGGTGATGTTGCTGATGACGCTGATGCTCAAGAGCGAGAAGGTCACGATGAAGGCTGTGCTGGGAGTGGTGCTGGGATTTGCCGGCGTGGTGTTGATCTTTCTCGAACCAATCGACTACGGCAGTCATGCAGCGTTCGGGATGTTGATGATGCTGTTGTCGCCATTGGCTGCGGCCATCGGTACCGTTTCGATTAAGGCGTACTTAAAGGACGAAGATGTATTTCCGATGGTGACGCTCCAGATGACTTTGGGTTGCACACTGCTAACGATTGCGGCGTTTCTCGTCGAGGATATCACGCTTTTCCATGTAACTGAGGCATCGATTGGCGCGATGATATTCCTGGCGATTTTTGGATCGGTGATTTCGTTTACCAGCTACTATTGGCTACTGAAGCGATTGCCGATTTTGACTATGTCGATGGTGGCTTTGATTACACCGATTGTCGCAATGGTCTTGGGGTATATAGTACTTGATGAGGTGTTGACAACACAGGATTATGTCGGAGCGGCGCTGGTACTTGCCGGGGTGGCGACGGTGAATCTGAAATCTAAATGA
- a CDS encoding DUF1211 domain-containing protein — protein MLRQHFLKKGLRAEPHFRWRGGDPSRVEGLSDAVFAFAITLLVVSLEVPTSFDAMMQTMRGFFAFAICFTLLFMIWHAHYIFFRRYGLEDTYTSILNAVLLFVVLFYIYPLKFLFTFLLGRMFGINAGIDHGTMIAGADVPELMLVYSLGFLAIFAIFSLLYLHAYRLREQLELNEIEQVATRASVQMHLIYVAVSILSAALALTGNIYLAALAGWSYALLCPAQAINGIMMGRKIERLQKQAENTNAIDTTA, from the coding sequence ATGCTTCGTCAGCATTTTCTCAAGAAAGGGCTTCGCGCCGAGCCACATTTCAGATGGCGCGGTGGTGATCCGTCCCGAGTTGAGGGGTTGAGCGATGCCGTTTTCGCGTTTGCAATTACGCTTCTGGTGGTGTCGCTGGAAGTTCCGACCTCGTTCGACGCAATGATGCAGACGATGCGGGGTTTTTTCGCCTTTGCGATTTGTTTCACGCTGTTATTCATGATTTGGCACGCGCATTACATTTTCTTCAGACGTTACGGGCTCGAGGATACTTACACGTCAATCCTCAATGCAGTTCTGTTATTCGTGGTTCTGTTCTATATCTATCCGCTGAAATTCCTTTTCACTTTCCTGTTGGGAAGGATGTTTGGAATCAACGCCGGGATTGATCACGGTACGATGATTGCAGGAGCCGACGTTCCAGAGCTAATGCTTGTATACTCGCTGGGGTTCCTGGCAATTTTCGCGATCTTCTCACTGCTCTATCTCCACGCCTACCGACTTCGTGAACAACTGGAATTAAATGAAATTGAACAGGTCGCCACCCGGGCAAGTGTTCAGATGCACTTGATCTACGTGGCAGTCTCGATATTGTCGGCAGCTTTGGCACTCACGGGTAATATCTATTTGGCAGCATTGGCTGGGTGGAGCTATGCATTGCTTTGTCCAGCACAAGCTATCAATGGAATTATGATGGGACGTAAGATTGAGCGATTGCAAAAACAAGCTGAAAACACAAATGCGATTGACACTACCGCCTGA
- a CDS encoding TIGR01777 family protein: protein MKITIAAANGFIGSYLSVYLTAQGHDVSVLVRRPTGSPHRHFLWNPFTGEIDLAAIDGQDVIINLAGKNVAEERWNDRVKREIVQSRNLATELIGKSIAKVASKPRLLLNASAVGYYGNRVADELISETSSVGTGFMASACAGWEDATRFAHDAGTRVVCLRIGVVLAGNGGALDKMLPFFRLGIGGKIGSGNQMMSWIALEEIGHIVEHIIAHQSIAGPVNLTTPHAVTNSEFTRLLGKALHRPAIFPVPAFALKLMFGQMAEEVLLGGANISPKKLLDSGYHFRHTDLLQTFENIFAKKEGHR, encoded by the coding sequence ATGAAAATTACTATCGCCGCAGCAAACGGCTTCATTGGATCATACTTGTCGGTGTACTTGACTGCGCAAGGGCACGACGTCTCTGTGTTAGTCCGCAGACCAACAGGTTCGCCACACCGTCACTTTCTCTGGAACCCCTTCACAGGTGAAATCGACCTTGCCGCCATTGATGGACAGGATGTCATTATCAACCTTGCGGGGAAGAACGTTGCTGAAGAACGCTGGAATGATCGGGTTAAACGTGAAATCGTCCAGAGCCGAAATCTCGCAACGGAGCTTATTGGCAAATCCATCGCCAAAGTCGCTTCCAAACCTCGTCTCCTGCTCAATGCTTCTGCTGTCGGTTACTATGGCAATCGCGTTGCAGATGAGTTGATTTCCGAGACCTCATCTGTCGGCACCGGCTTTATGGCCTCCGCTTGTGCGGGATGGGAGGATGCGACTCGATTTGCGCACGACGCCGGTACTCGCGTCGTTTGTCTTCGTATAGGAGTTGTGCTCGCCGGCAACGGCGGAGCACTTGACAAAATGCTGCCTTTCTTCCGCCTTGGTATTGGCGGCAAAATCGGCTCTGGAAATCAGATGATGAGTTGGATAGCGTTGGAAGAAATCGGCCACATCGTCGAACACATCATCGCCCACCAGTCGATTGCCGGTCCAGTAAACCTAACTACTCCGCATGCCGTCACCAATTCCGAGTTTACTCGCCTTTTGGGCAAAGCCCTTCATCGTCCGGCGATATTTCCTGTTCCTGCATTTGCCCTTAAGCTAATGTTCGGCCAAATGGCGGAAGAAGTCCTCCTCGGCGGTGCAAACATCTCTCCGAAGAAACTGCTGGATAGTGGATATCACTTCCGGCACACTGATCTACTTCAGACCTTTGAGAACATTTTTGCAAAAAAAGAGGGACACCGTTAG
- a CDS encoding DUF4097 family beta strand repeat protein → MTKDVFITIIISVVLCLVLAATADAKVFRFEDSFEYSVEAGFKLTINNSAGAIIVSRVEGDKVIVKVTKEIDASSREDAEEMEDRIEVAIDARADRIEIDTRQPDGKRMNGFLGDLFGLKSGFNGSVNYQIEIPTSVDIAIASTSGEVELNGLEGKIHIAATSSDITVRTAKANCDIENTSGDIRMKDVTGDIDVMSTSSDALFDNVQGNINLQATSGDTEAHWVTGAIRITKTSGNCLIGKLTGEVDVKTISGDIEIDQREGGFSLTTSSGDIQVDSEFNNGTRFEAETISGNIVVRLPAESKGDVRLETISGNIDTNLALEVRSFNRNRLEGRLRGGGTGIFLTSTSGDISLEEY, encoded by the coding sequence GTGACTAAGGACGTATTCATCACAATCATTATATCTGTTGTGCTTTGCTTGGTATTGGCCGCAACAGCCGATGCCAAAGTGTTTCGATTTGAAGACAGCTTTGAATATAGTGTCGAGGCAGGCTTCAAGCTTACGATCAACAATTCGGCAGGTGCGATAATTGTCTCACGAGTCGAAGGAGATAAGGTCATTGTAAAGGTGACCAAAGAGATTGACGCCTCTTCTCGAGAAGACGCCGAAGAGATGGAAGACCGTATTGAAGTGGCGATTGATGCCAGGGCCGACCGGATCGAGATTGATACCCGCCAACCAGACGGCAAAAGAATGAACGGTTTTCTGGGAGACCTGTTCGGTCTTAAGTCGGGATTCAATGGTTCCGTCAACTACCAAATCGAGATTCCAACCTCAGTCGATATCGCGATAGCATCAACCAGCGGCGAAGTTGAGCTGAACGGGTTAGAGGGCAAGATCCACATTGCAGCTACTTCGTCTGACATTACTGTTCGGACTGCCAAGGCTAATTGTGACATTGAAAACACTTCCGGCGACATTCGAATGAAGGATGTAACAGGGGACATCGATGTGATGTCGACCTCGTCAGATGCGCTGTTTGACAATGTTCAGGGCAATATCAATCTGCAGGCAACTTCGGGCGACACGGAAGCTCACTGGGTTACCGGCGCGATTCGCATAACCAAGACCTCGGGAAATTGTCTCATCGGAAAACTGACCGGCGAAGTCGATGTAAAGACCATTTCGGGCGACATCGAGATTGACCAGCGCGAAGGCGGTTTTTCGCTGACCACATCGTCGGGGGATATACAAGTCGATTCGGAATTCAACAACGGTACTCGATTTGAAGCCGAGACAATTTCGGGCAACATAGTTGTCAGGTTACCGGCTGAATCCAAGGGGGATGTTCGACTTGAAACGATTTCAGGCAATATTGACACGAATCTGGCGCTTGAAGTTCGATCATTCAATCGAAACAGACTTGAAGGTCGTCTTCGCGGCGGCGGCACCGGAATCTTTCTGACCTCGACATCGGGCGATATTTCGCTCGAAGAATATTAG
- a CDS encoding sigma-70 family RNA polymerase sigma factor translates to MQEPDELLISKALAGDQAAYRGLLNRHQRAIYQIILKIVRNRDETEDLVQETFMRAFHSLASYRSEFRFSTWLYKIAANCAIDSIRKKKIEALSLDKPVETQDGTVEIDLPDTSFNPEENLWEKQRQISIQEAIESLPDKYRDVILYRHRDDQSYEEIAQILKLPVGTVKARIFRARELLKKKLKGVR, encoded by the coding sequence GTGCAGGAACCGGACGAACTGTTAATCTCCAAAGCACTTGCCGGCGACCAAGCGGCCTATCGAGGGCTGTTGAACCGTCATCAACGGGCAATTTATCAGATAATTCTGAAGATAGTCCGTAATCGGGATGAGACCGAAGACCTGGTTCAAGAGACTTTCATGAGGGCTTTTCATTCGCTGGCAAGTTATCGGTCCGAGTTCAGGTTCTCGACCTGGCTCTATAAGATCGCTGCCAACTGTGCGATTGATTCGATTCGGAAGAAGAAGATTGAGGCCTTAAGCCTTGACAAGCCGGTCGAAACCCAGGATGGCACAGTAGAGATTGACCTTCCCGACACATCGTTCAACCCGGAAGAGAATCTTTGGGAGAAGCAGCGGCAGATATCGATTCAAGAAGCAATCGAGTCGTTGCCGGACAAGTATCGCGATGTGATCCTTTATCGTCACCGGGACGATCAATCATATGAGGAGATTGCTCAGATACTTAAGCTCCCGGTAGGAACAGTAAAGGCCCGAATTTTTCGAGCCCGTGAGCTGCTCAAGAAGAAGTTGAAGGGTGTTCGTTAG